One Candidatus Neomarinimicrobiota bacterium genomic window carries:
- the rsmA gene encoding 16S rRNA (adenine(1518)-N(6)/adenine(1519)-N(6))-dimethyltransferase RsmA, with protein MKFSASKSLGQNFLVDDNVVRKILHTFSPRTDELIIEIGPGQGALTKYLDELGVETVAVELDEKLVDYLRGELGEESTVRIIHADVLDTDITEIAEKTDKPIRVLGNIPYNITSPLLFHLIQHRNVIVDVFLMMQKDVADRVTADPGNKSYGILSVLLQTYADTEFEFSVSRNVFRPKPRIASGCISLRWHDRWSRHIPDFDLYRVVVRTAFGKRRKTLRNALDYLPLSAFDPDTLSFDTGQRAEELDIREFIKLTREIAEIYPQYRNEVVNSEL; from the coding sequence ATGAAGTTTTCTGCCAGTAAATCTCTTGGGCAAAATTTTTTGGTTGATGACAATGTTGTCCGGAAAATCCTGCACACGTTTTCTCCGCGCACCGATGAATTAATCATCGAGATTGGTCCTGGACAGGGTGCGCTGACGAAGTATCTGGATGAGCTTGGTGTGGAAACGGTGGCGGTGGAGCTGGATGAAAAACTGGTGGATTATCTCCGGGGAGAGTTAGGTGAGGAGTCTACCGTCCGGATAATCCATGCGGACGTTCTCGATACGGACATCACCGAGATTGCTGAAAAGACTGATAAACCGATCCGCGTTTTGGGAAACATCCCGTACAACATTACTTCGCCGCTCCTGTTTCATCTCATTCAGCATCGGAATGTAATTGTTGATGTCTTTCTGATGATGCAGAAAGATGTCGCCGACCGGGTGACTGCCGATCCGGGGAATAAATCGTACGGCATTCTTTCAGTGTTGCTTCAGACCTATGCAGACACCGAGTTCGAATTCAGCGTCAGCCGCAATGTGTTTCGGCCAAAGCCCAGGATCGCTTCCGGCTGCATCTCACTCCGGTGGCACGATCGATGGAGCCGGCATATTCCCGATTTCGACCTGTATCGCGTGGTGGTTCGAACGGCCTTCGGAAAGCGCAGAAAAACCCTGCGGAACGCTCTGGATTATCTGCCGCTATCTGCCTTTGACCCGGACACACTGTCGTTTGATACCGGCCAGCGCGCCGAAGAACTTGATATCCGGGAGTTCATCAAACTCACGCGGGAAATCGCCGAAATTTATCCGCAGTACAGGAATGAAGTTGTAAATTCAGAGCTATAA
- the deoC gene encoding deoxyribose-phosphate aldolase: MEEFTNIQYETDRILSEFSGDDENKFWLDGIDTSGSTELSSLEKLAQSTPTNFQPAALAGIIDHTILKPEATPEQVRQICEEAKEYKFASVCVNPSFVDLCVKALGGSKIPVASVVGFPLGANTGHLKAGEAREAATDGASELDMVINIGHLKAGDYAYVQDDIAAVVEAAPNCIVKVILETCLLTDEEKAIASLLAKEVGADYVKTSTGFSSGGATVHDVALMRYTVGTDMGVKASGGIRTAEDAIQMVRAGASRIGASSGVQIISKE, from the coding sequence ATGGAAGAATTCACAAATATTCAGTATGAAACCGACCGGATCCTTTCCGAATTTTCCGGCGACGATGAGAACAAATTCTGGCTGGACGGAATTGATACGAGCGGCTCGACCGAATTATCTTCATTGGAAAAATTGGCTCAATCAACTCCCACGAATTTTCAACCGGCTGCACTTGCAGGTATTATCGACCACACTATTCTGAAGCCGGAGGCGACGCCGGAACAGGTCAGACAAATTTGCGAAGAGGCGAAAGAATATAAGTTCGCCAGTGTATGCGTGAATCCCTCATTTGTGGATCTCTGTGTAAAAGCCCTTGGAGGGAGCAAAATCCCTGTGGCTTCAGTGGTCGGGTTTCCGCTGGGGGCAAATACAGGCCATTTAAAGGCCGGAGAGGCTAGAGAAGCGGCTACTGATGGCGCAAGCGAACTGGATATGGTCATCAACATTGGGCATCTGAAGGCCGGCGATTACGCCTATGTGCAGGATGATATCGCCGCAGTGGTAGAGGCCGCGCCGAACTGTATTGTCAAGGTCATTCTGGAAACGTGCCTGCTGACAGACGAAGAAAAGGCGATAGCGTCACTTCTGGCCAAAGAAGTCGGTGCAGACTATGTAAAAACGTCTACCGGATTTTCCTCAGGCGGGGCAACGGTACACGACGTTGCCCTGATGCGATATACCGTTGGGACAGATATGGGAGTAAAAGCTTCCGGAGGGATTCGGACTGCAGAAGATGCAATACAAATGGTAAGAGCCGGTGCCAGCCGTATCGGCGCCAGCAGCGGCGTACAGATTATTTCTAAAGAGTAA
- a CDS encoding TatD family hydrolase, which translates to MLIDTHAHIQFDTYDSNRDEIIQRAQDNGVEYIVCPGIDPDSNELAIQIAEQYDNVFATVGIHPHDSEDLPEKWLQTIEEQLEHPKVVALGEIGLDYFKEYTPKETQRRIFREQLELASSLDIPVVVHNRDSDEDMKSLMLNYGPKTGVMHCFTSDIDMAQALADTGYIISFSGIATFGNKTVTRTIRELDLSHMMVETDCPFLAPVPKRGKTNEPAFVRHTAEKVAELKSVDIDTVEKVTTENAIGLFSLPL; encoded by the coding sequence ATGTTAATCGATACCCACGCCCATATTCAGTTCGATACCTACGATTCCAACCGGGATGAGATTATCCAACGGGCTCAAGATAATGGTGTGGAGTATATCGTCTGTCCCGGGATCGATCCCGATTCGAATGAATTGGCTATCCAAATAGCCGAACAGTACGATAACGTCTTCGCAACCGTCGGCATCCATCCCCACGACTCAGAAGACTTGCCCGAAAAATGGCTCCAAACGATTGAAGAACAGTTGGAGCATCCTAAAGTCGTGGCACTCGGCGAAATCGGATTAGATTATTTCAAGGAATACACGCCGAAAGAGACTCAGCGCCGGATCTTCCGGGAACAGCTGGAACTGGCATCGTCACTGGATATACCCGTAGTGGTGCATAACCGCGACAGTGATGAGGATATGAAATCACTCATGCTAAACTACGGCCCGAAGACCGGCGTAATGCACTGCTTTACCTCGGATATAGATATGGCACAGGCATTGGCAGACACCGGATACATCATCTCCTTTTCCGGCATCGCAACCTTCGGTAACAAGACGGTCACCAGAACTATCCGCGAACTGGATCTCAGCCATATGATGGTGGAGACGGACTGCCCGTTCCTGGCGCCGGTACCGAAGCGCGGTAAAACCAACGAGCCTGCATTTGTCCGGCATACAGCGGAAAAAGTGGCTGAGTTGAAGTCGGTAGACATCGATACAGTAGAAAAAGTCACTACCGAAAATGCCATCGGCCTGTTCAGCCTGCCCCTATGA
- a CDS encoding stage 0 sporulation protein codes for MAIATDTAQQTVFVEFKGNRRGSYLYTPGENKEPIERGDQIIVETDEHGEDSGIVTHICPKCDHNVVPDKKVLRKLSPADYAHLIDNQEKEEEAWEVCQERIEALDLDMKLTDIEFQFDRKKVTFYYTADERVDFRQLVRDLAAIYRTRIEMRQIGVRDEAKRHDGVGVCGNRICCSSFMEGFEPVNTQLAKDQGLPLNPSKLTGMCGKLKCCLRYEYSYYEEKMDDFPEQGEIFDLPEGKGRVNHIDIFNDIVHFWLTERAEMVEKPLSELNNQSKTTSDS; via the coding sequence ATGGCTATCGCCACCGATACAGCACAGCAAACAGTCTTCGTTGAATTCAAGGGAAACCGTCGGGGAAGCTACCTTTATACTCCCGGCGAAAATAAGGAGCCCATTGAGCGCGGCGACCAAATTATTGTTGAAACCGATGAGCACGGTGAAGATTCGGGCATCGTCACCCATATCTGTCCCAAGTGTGACCATAATGTGGTGCCCGACAAAAAAGTGCTACGGAAACTTTCGCCGGCCGATTATGCCCATCTGATTGATAACCAGGAGAAGGAAGAGGAAGCCTGGGAGGTCTGCCAGGAGCGTATCGAAGCGCTTGACCTGGACATGAAGCTGACCGATATAGAATTTCAGTTTGACCGGAAAAAAGTCACCTTTTACTACACTGCGGATGAGCGGGTGGACTTTCGCCAGCTCGTCCGGGATTTAGCGGCGATCTACCGGACCCGCATCGAAATGCGACAGATTGGCGTCCGGGACGAAGCCAAGCGGCATGACGGCGTGGGCGTCTGCGGTAACCGGATTTGTTGTTCGTCATTCATGGAAGGCTTCGAGCCGGTGAACACCCAGTTGGCCAAGGATCAGGGACTACCGCTGAATCCATCCAAACTCACCGGCATGTGCGGGAAGCTCAAGTGCTGTCTGCGGTATGAATATTCGTATTATGAGGAAAAGATGGACGACTTTCCCGAACAGGGTGAAATCTTTGACCTGCCCGAGGGGAAAGGCCGTGTCAATCATATCGATATATTTAACGACATCGTCCATTTCTGGTTAACCGAACGGGCAGAAATGGTGGAAAAACCACTCTCCGAACTCAACAATCAATCCAAAACTACAAGCGATTCCTGA
- a CDS encoding peptidoglycan DD-metalloendopeptidase family protein, which produces MLRNRLTFGVIIVLLSAAVVPASAQDLGEKIRSQEQQLQSLEKEIQQFRQELETKQKREQSLLEQLNSLEKDISYTQQLVQQMERTQQEREKRIDHLNKSLSASEEKLTELKDRFARRAVRIYKQDNYSDIELLLTSRSLNQALIRYKYLSIINEADKKTFHAINNTIEKIESDRAELREQIQKQERLIAERRKEEARLKKDRSRRQNLLASVQEDQKSLRQNIEERQQAVKDLQELIAKLEEEKAREERERRLARQRASQGMETTTDIPSLKGKLPWPATGDVVTKFGTYRHPKLKTVTENPGIDIAAPKGTDVVAVLDGLVTTITFMRSYGNMIIIDHGSGFYTVYTHVVDIQVNPNSYVSTGDVIAKVGDSGSLDGAKLHFEIWGNREKLNPEIWLTQG; this is translated from the coding sequence ATGCTTCGAAACCGACTGACTTTTGGCGTTATCATAGTACTCCTGAGTGCGGCTGTGGTTCCGGCGTCTGCCCAGGACCTCGGGGAAAAGATACGGTCCCAGGAGCAGCAACTCCAATCACTGGAAAAAGAGATCCAGCAGTTTCGCCAGGAGCTGGAAACGAAACAAAAACGGGAGCAATCGCTCCTGGAGCAGCTGAATTCTCTGGAAAAGGACATCAGCTACACCCAACAGCTGGTCCAGCAGATGGAACGCACCCAACAAGAACGGGAGAAACGGATTGACCATCTGAATAAGAGTCTCTCAGCGAGCGAGGAAAAACTTACCGAACTCAAGGATCGGTTCGCCAGGCGTGCGGTACGGATTTACAAGCAGGATAATTACAGCGACATCGAACTCCTGTTGACCTCGCGTTCTCTGAATCAGGCACTCATCCGGTATAAATATCTGAGCATCATCAACGAGGCGGATAAAAAGACCTTTCATGCGATCAATAATACCATTGAAAAGATCGAGAGTGACCGGGCTGAACTCCGGGAGCAGATCCAAAAGCAGGAACGCTTGATTGCCGAACGCCGGAAAGAGGAAGCCCGACTGAAAAAGGATCGGTCACGGCGGCAGAATTTGCTGGCCTCCGTACAGGAAGACCAAAAATCACTCCGGCAGAATATCGAAGAGCGACAGCAGGCCGTAAAGGATTTACAGGAACTTATCGCCAAACTGGAAGAGGAAAAGGCCCGGGAGGAGCGGGAACGGCGTTTGGCCCGGCAACGGGCGAGTCAGGGGATGGAAACAACGACGGACATTCCAAGCCTGAAAGGGAAATTGCCATGGCCGGCGACCGGCGACGTGGTGACAAAATTCGGAACATACCGGCATCCAAAATTGAAAACCGTTACTGAAAACCCCGGGATCGATATTGCGGCACCAAAAGGCACGGATGTTGTAGCAGTACTAGACGGACTTGTGACAACCATCACCTTTATGCGGAGCTACGGGAATATGATAATTATCGATCATGGCAGCGGATTTTACACGGTGTATACACACGTCGTCGATATACAGGTAAATCCCAATAGTTACGTGAGCACCGGTGATGTGATCGCCAAGGTGGGCGATTCCGGGTCGCTGGACGGCGCCAAACTGCACTTTGAGATCTGGGGGAATCGCGAAAAACTGAATCCGGAAATATGGCTGACACAAGGCTGA
- the metG gene encoding methionine--tRNA ligase, producing the protein MAKDRYLITSALPYANGPIHIGQLAGAYLPADIYARYCRLQGRDTLYICGSDEHGVPITIKAEKEGITPQDVVDTYHSRNKQAFEAFGMSFDNYSRTSLPVHHQTAQDFFTKLHEKGIFKKKTEEQLYDEEKQMFLPDRYVVGECPKCGHDEAYGDQCEKCGSSLSPTELINPRSALTDSEPEVRKTTHWYLPLGDLQDQLEEWILPKEGEWKSNVFSQVKGWLDQQLSDRAVTRDLSWGVNVPLEEAEDKVLYVWFDAPIGYISATKEWAEQQGDPDRWKKYWQDNDTHLTHFIGKDNIVFHCLIFPAILMAHGDYVLPENVPANEFLNLKGMKFSTSKNIAVWLDEYLEDFPPDPLRYALASTMPELRDTDFSWEDFQSRNNNELADIVGNFINRALHFAHKYFDGKVPEPAAVGDLEHRLVEALTEAGENMGEAFDNYRFRDGVRAFLLAAKAANKYFNDKEPWKTRKTDMKDCGTAIYYSIQTARALAIYMHPLMPFSADKVWKMLNLEGDVSDQQWERAAVFSVEPGHALNAPEILFEKYDDDVIQAQVEKLQNRVTESPDDEEGASYSPPGFKEQISFDDFQDLDLRVAVVSKAEAIPKADKLLKLQIDLGSEQRQIVAGIAQRFEPEELEGRRIIVVANLEPAKLMGEVSEGMLLAAEGDDQFGLLTVPEKLPPGSPIR; encoded by the coding sequence ATGGCTAAAGACAGATACCTGATTACCAGTGCACTTCCGTACGCGAACGGCCCGATTCATATCGGGCAGCTGGCCGGAGCCTACCTTCCGGCTGATATCTATGCCCGCTATTGCCGCCTCCAGGGACGGGACACCCTCTATATCTGCGGTTCCGATGAACACGGCGTACCCATCACCATCAAGGCTGAAAAAGAAGGCATCACGCCCCAGGATGTAGTAGATACATATCACTCCAGGAATAAGCAGGCGTTCGAAGCGTTTGGGATGAGCTTTGATAACTACAGCCGGACGTCGCTGCCGGTGCACCACCAGACTGCGCAGGACTTTTTTACCAAACTCCACGAAAAAGGCATTTTCAAGAAGAAGACTGAGGAGCAGCTGTATGACGAGGAAAAACAGATGTTCCTTCCTGACCGGTATGTGGTGGGCGAGTGTCCCAAATGCGGTCACGACGAAGCGTATGGAGACCAGTGTGAAAAATGCGGTTCCTCCCTCTCGCCAACGGAACTGATTAATCCCCGTAGCGCCTTGACGGATTCGGAGCCGGAGGTCAGAAAGACCACGCACTGGTATCTGCCATTAGGAGATCTGCAGGATCAGTTGGAGGAATGGATCCTTCCCAAAGAGGGCGAATGGAAGAGCAATGTCTTCTCCCAGGTGAAAGGTTGGTTGGATCAACAGCTCTCCGACAGAGCGGTCACCCGGGATCTTTCCTGGGGCGTCAATGTCCCGCTGGAGGAAGCGGAGGATAAGGTACTGTACGTCTGGTTCGATGCGCCGATCGGGTACATCTCCGCCACCAAAGAGTGGGCCGAACAACAAGGCGATCCGGATCGCTGGAAAAAATACTGGCAGGATAACGATACCCATTTAACCCACTTCATTGGAAAAGATAATATTGTATTCCACTGTCTGATATTCCCGGCGATCTTGATGGCACACGGCGATTACGTTTTACCGGAGAATGTTCCTGCCAATGAATTCCTGAATCTCAAGGGGATGAAATTTTCCACAAGCAAAAATATCGCCGTATGGCTGGATGAATATCTGGAAGATTTTCCGCCGGATCCGCTGCGCTACGCTCTGGCCAGTACGATGCCGGAGCTCCGGGATACGGACTTCTCCTGGGAGGACTTTCAGTCCCGCAATAACAACGAATTGGCGGATATCGTTGGTAATTTTATCAATAGGGCGCTCCACTTTGCCCATAAATATTTTGACGGTAAAGTACCGGAGCCAGCCGCTGTGGGTGACCTGGAACATCGGTTGGTGGAAGCGTTGACCGAAGCCGGAGAAAATATGGGAGAAGCCTTCGATAATTACCGGTTCCGGGACGGTGTGCGCGCGTTTCTGCTGGCAGCGAAAGCGGCGAATAAGTATTTCAACGATAAAGAGCCGTGGAAAACCCGGAAGACCGACATGAAGGATTGCGGCACGGCGATCTATTATTCTATCCAGACGGCCCGGGCGCTGGCCATTTATATGCATCCGCTGATGCCGTTCTCTGCGGACAAGGTCTGGAAGATGCTGAACCTGGAGGGCGACGTCTCCGACCAGCAATGGGAACGTGCAGCAGTATTTAGCGTTGAACCGGGCCATGCATTGAATGCCCCCGAAATTCTGTTCGAAAAATATGATGATGACGTCATCCAGGCGCAGGTCGAGAAACTGCAGAACCGGGTGACTGAGTCTCCTGATGACGAGGAGGGGGCATCTTACTCTCCTCCGGGATTTAAGGAGCAGATCAGCTTTGACGATTTTCAGGATTTGGATCTGCGGGTGGCAGTAGTGTCGAAAGCGGAGGCCATTCCAAAGGCGGACAAGCTACTCAAATTGCAAATTGATTTAGGCAGCGAACAGCGACAGATAGTCGCCGGCATCGCCCAGCGTTTTGAGCCGGAGGAACTGGAAGGCCGCCGGATCATCGTGGTGGCCAACCTGGAACCGGCCAAGTTGATGGGAGAAGTCTCCGAAGGGATGCTCCTGGCTGCAGAGGGGGATGATCAATTCGGTCTGCTGACGGTGCCTGAGAAACTGCCGCCTGGTTCGCCGATCCGCTGA
- a CDS encoding cyclic nucleotide-binding domain-containing protein produces the protein MISPLWDNIFKKRSDESETVLALQGVPIFQELDKSEFVEIEKLVHQRTYTQNETIFSQGQPGLGMYIVLSGKVNIVRHDEEGNKLILASLSQGSFFGDMSLLNDAPRSATAEAAELSQIIAFFRPDLFDLLNRKPKTGIKIITGVANVIATRLRAQNELTQELQEQVDSLQKELNELKSTQQSAESP, from the coding sequence ATGATATCACCTCTTTGGGACAACATATTTAAAAAGCGGTCGGATGAATCCGAGACAGTCCTCGCACTACAGGGCGTTCCAATTTTCCAGGAACTGGACAAATCCGAATTCGTGGAAATCGAGAAACTGGTACACCAGCGGACGTACACCCAGAACGAAACAATTTTTTCCCAAGGCCAACCCGGGCTCGGGATGTATATTGTACTGAGTGGTAAGGTCAACATTGTCCGACATGACGAAGAGGGCAACAAGCTGATTCTGGCCAGCCTTTCCCAGGGAAGCTTCTTCGGAGATATGTCCCTACTGAATGATGCTCCCCGATCAGCGACAGCGGAGGCGGCTGAACTTTCCCAGATCATCGCTTTTTTCCGTCCTGACCTGTTCGACCTCCTGAACAGGAAGCCAAAAACGGGCATCAAAATTATAACGGGTGTCGCTAATGTCATTGCAACCCGTCTCCGGGCACAAAACGAACTCACCCAGGAACTCCAGGAGCAGGTGGATTCGCTTCAGAAGGAATTGAACGAGTTGAAATCCACACAGCAATCCGCAGAATCTCCCTGA
- the glmM gene encoding phosphoglucosamine mutase yields MPKDLIESISGIRGIVGTGLTPQSIVNYISAFAHWVDGPRVVVGRDSRQHGLLIRQLVIATLRAKGIEVCDIGITPTPTAQLMTEHLNADGGIMITASHNPEQWNGLKFINADGMFLDATQVEEMFSILRNGEYTFEKWDRIGDVREIHGAIDEHIESILDLSIIQPKKIAKRKFRVVVDAVNGAGSIALPALLEELGCEVLPINCVPNGRFPHEPEPLPENLTQLSEEVKRQNADLGIVVDPDADRCGLVDGDGKYLVEEYTLVMAVDTVLAQLQSQDSDQMDKPVVTNLSTTLAVDKIAEKYGAEVVRTPVGEINVATRMADLDALIGGEGNGGVILAESHLGRDSLVASALVLQRLTDLDTSIREYFESLPRFVMSKEKLDIGDSDPRKMLSQIQEESDSAEIDLQDGVKFTWSDRWVHIRTSNTEPIIRVYGEAGSKEKADELTTKYLNRLKELASD; encoded by the coding sequence ATGCCCAAAGATTTAATAGAAAGCATCTCCGGAATCCGTGGAATTGTGGGAACCGGGCTGACTCCCCAGTCCATCGTGAATTACATCTCAGCGTTTGCACACTGGGTTGATGGTCCCCGGGTCGTTGTGGGAAGAGACAGTCGTCAGCACGGTCTGCTCATCCGGCAACTGGTGATCGCCACGCTTCGCGCAAAAGGGATTGAAGTGTGCGACATCGGGATCACGCCAACGCCGACTGCTCAGCTGATGACCGAACACCTGAATGCCGACGGCGGTATCATGATTACCGCCAGCCACAACCCGGAGCAGTGGAATGGGCTGAAGTTCATCAACGCCGACGGGATGTTCCTGGATGCCACGCAGGTGGAGGAGATGTTCTCGATACTCCGGAACGGGGAATATACCTTCGAAAAATGGGATAGGATAGGTGATGTCCGGGAGATTCACGGCGCCATTGATGAACATATTGAGTCCATCCTGGATCTTTCAATAATTCAGCCAAAGAAAATCGCGAAAAGGAAATTCCGGGTCGTCGTCGATGCCGTCAATGGCGCCGGATCGATTGCACTGCCGGCACTGCTGGAAGAACTCGGTTGCGAGGTCCTGCCAATCAATTGTGTGCCAAACGGGCGATTTCCACACGAACCGGAACCGCTTCCGGAAAATCTGACCCAGCTGAGTGAAGAGGTGAAGCGTCAGAATGCCGATTTGGGCATTGTGGTCGACCCGGATGCCGACCGGTGCGGACTGGTGGACGGTGACGGGAAGTACCTGGTCGAAGAGTACACACTGGTGATGGCCGTTGATACCGTCCTTGCGCAGCTCCAATCGCAGGATTCGGATCAGATGGACAAGCCGGTGGTAACGAACCTCTCTACAACGCTCGCAGTGGACAAAATCGCAGAAAAATATGGGGCAGAGGTTGTACGCACACCGGTTGGTGAAATCAATGTGGCCACACGAATGGCGGATCTGGATGCCCTCATCGGCGGTGAAGGAAACGGAGGAGTGATTCTCGCTGAAAGTCATCTTGGCCGGGATTCGCTGGTTGCCTCAGCACTGGTTCTGCAGCGCCTCACCGATCTGGATACTTCTATTCGTGAATACTTTGAGAGCCTGCCCCGGTTTGTGATGAGCAAGGAGAAACTGGACATCGGCGATTCCGATCCCCGAAAGATGCTATCGCAAATTCAGGAAGAATCGGATTCGGCGGAGATCGATCTTCAGGACGGTGTAAAATTTACCTGGAGCGACAGGTGGGTACATATACGAACGTCCAACACCGAGCCGATTATACGGGTTTACGGAGAGGCCGGAAGTAAGGAAAAGGCTGACGAGCTGACAACAAAATATCTGAACCGGCTCAAGGAATTAGCCTCGGATTAA